The following are from one region of the Candidatus Epulonipiscium sp. genome:
- a CDS encoding cell wall hydrolase, whose product MANCIINRKRNKDFPDTIKGVIFDRNWGVQYTPVANGTIYNNPSGDSIKAATAALEGTNNIGESLYFLNPRKATNNWIIKNRRFYRTIKNHDFYL is encoded by the coding sequence GTGGCAAATTGTATTATAAACAGAAAAAGAAATAAGGATTTTCCAGATACTATAAAAGGGGTAATATTTGATAGAAACTGGGGAGTACAATATACTCCCGTGGCTAATGGTACAATATATAATAACCCCTCCGGGGATAGTATAAAGGCTGCTACAGCAGCGTTAGAAGGAACTAATAATATAGGAGAGTCTTTATATTTCTTAAATCCAAGAAAAGCAACAAACAATTGGATTATAAAAAACAGAAGGTTCTATCGCACTATAAAAAATCATGATTTTTACCTATAA
- a CDS encoding polysaccharide deacetylase family protein, whose protein sequence is MEIYIKRFFLFIVLFIPLILSPSPAVKATTPNFIITNGSKTQKKIALTFDDGPDNNYTLQILNVLRKHNTKATFFLLGVKTKEYPSVAKLIVDEGHVIGNHTYNHPNLYKKDLQTFRNEVEMTQELIFKTTGIRPNLFRAPYGNINENQLSELKSMGLTAVGWSVDSLDWKSLPSKAIETNVMPNIDSGSIILMHCAGHHTQNLTGTANALDKMIPTLKDKGYEFVTIAELMNKEFVMNKE, encoded by the coding sequence ATGGAAATCTATATTAAGAGGTTTTTTCTTTTCATTGTTTTATTTATTCCCTTAATACTCTCACCTTCACCAGCGGTTAAAGCTACTACTCCTAACTTTATCATTACTAATGGTTCTAAAACCCAGAAGAAAATCGCCCTAACCTTTGATGATGGCCCTGATAACAATTATACTCTACAAATACTCAATGTCCTTAGAAAACATAATACTAAAGCAACCTTCTTCCTTTTAGGAGTAAAAACAAAAGAATATCCTTCTGTGGCAAAGTTAATTGTAGATGAAGGTCATGTTATAGGCAATCACACTTATAATCATCCTAACCTTTATAAAAAAGACCTTCAAACCTTTAGAAATGAAGTAGAAATGACCCAAGAATTAATTTTTAAAACTACAGGTATTAGACCAAATTTATTCCGTGCTCCTTATGGAAATATTAATGAAAATCAACTATCAGAACTTAAGTCTATGGGACTTACTGCAGTAGGGTGGTCTGTAGATTCATTGGATTGGAAAAGCCTTCCCTCGAAAGCTATTGAAACCAATGTAATGCCTAATATTGATTCCGGTTCCATTATCCTTATGCACTGTGCCGGCCATCATACTCAAAATCTAACAGGAACAGCCAATGCCTTAGATAAAATGATTCCCACACTTAAGGATAAAGGATATGAGTTCGTTACTATTGCCGAACTTATGAATAAGGAGTTTGTTATGAATAAGGAATAA
- a CDS encoding copper amine oxidase N-terminal domain-containing protein has protein sequence MKGTKKILTFTILIIMIFNISGGKVFAQNNGQQNKNPETQVNIIINGERFQPSTQPIIENGRILVPLRSLFEAMGIKVNWNAVEKTVYAFRENTAIQIAINSDKAFINEESVQLDQPAIIYRDSTYVPLRFIGEAFGGHVKWDSNTRTAEITTNFVVEPKVQEFTNMNIYVDKKIVNIPFNPVIANGIGLLPAEPILKHMGAKIYRDYMTGEIVAIKNETELRISIGEKTATVNGNSIQPVGKIIEYKETIYIPVKLLEQVFNATTAWNAATKEINIHNKQIAFVLPILPKEFIGGGVVPKNVPEPIPVGNTRLMVSDNPEKISERTLPYDSATLWQDLVKSDEDSIDHIVFGYHENGFYEPITIGITIENLSTTNEIEVVLPRGIARSTSRGWAIYDVGLKVAELGISNKLPIIPMRKTVMKPGETLLMDDFYVSSGNLIEFQHEFKVKKKSGTGELDYIIRTVVSQNDNTNLMAIKEFPLPLDLDNKHPRGTWDFAMIETELPLYEAGTYQTAYSVSNKVTDNLFSAESSFGKEYGTIGNIGHYGATYRIKIPVANNTGKTKIIKIRLNPRGGRCAAAVKTDAGFFITPEMNSEEATTIIEYTLEDGEEKTLEFEMMNAGGSSLPIAVNIITEN, from the coding sequence ATGAAGGGGACAAAAAAAATACTGACATTCACAATTCTAATAATCATGATTTTTAATATTTCAGGGGGAAAAGTATTTGCACAAAATAATGGACAGCAAAACAAAAATCCTGAAACACAAGTTAACATCATTATTAATGGAGAAAGGTTCCAACCATCTACTCAACCAATAATTGAAAATGGTAGAATTTTAGTTCCTTTAAGATCATTATTTGAGGCAATGGGTATAAAGGTTAACTGGAATGCGGTGGAAAAAACAGTATATGCATTTAGGGAAAATACCGCCATACAAATAGCCATTAATTCTGATAAGGCTTTTATAAATGAAGAGTCTGTGCAATTAGATCAGCCAGCGATTATATATAGGGATAGTACATATGTTCCACTGAGGTTTATAGGAGAAGCCTTCGGAGGCCATGTAAAATGGGATTCTAACACAAGAACAGCCGAAATAACAACTAACTTTGTTGTGGAACCTAAAGTACAAGAATTTACTAATATGAATATATATGTAGATAAAAAGATTGTAAATATCCCTTTTAATCCTGTTATAGCGAATGGAATTGGATTGCTCCCAGCAGAACCTATTTTAAAACATATGGGTGCCAAGATATATAGAGATTATATGACGGGAGAAATAGTTGCAATAAAAAATGAGACAGAATTAAGAATTAGTATAGGGGAAAAAACAGCAACTGTTAATGGTAATTCCATTCAACCAGTAGGAAAAATTATTGAGTATAAGGAAACGATATATATTCCAGTTAAATTGCTTGAACAAGTTTTCAATGCAACGACGGCCTGGAATGCTGCGACGAAAGAAATAAACATACATAATAAACAAATTGCATTTGTACTTCCAATATTACCGAAGGAGTTTATTGGGGGAGGAGTTGTTCCTAAAAATGTACCGGAGCCAATCCCAGTAGGGAATACAAGACTTATGGTCAGTGATAATCCTGAAAAAATCAGTGAAAGGACTCTTCCATATGATTCAGCAACTCTTTGGCAGGATCTTGTTAAAAGTGATGAAGATTCTATAGACCATATAGTTTTTGGATATCATGAAAACGGGTTTTATGAACCTATAACTATAGGCATTACCATTGAAAACTTATCTACCACTAACGAGATAGAAGTAGTATTGCCAAGGGGTATTGCAAGGAGTACTAGCAGAGGATGGGCTATATACGATGTTGGTTTAAAAGTTGCAGAGCTAGGTATTAGCAATAAGCTACCTATAATCCCGATGCGAAAGACCGTAATGAAGCCGGGGGAAACACTTTTAATGGATGATTTTTATGTTAGTTCTGGAAATCTAATTGAATTTCAGCACGAATTTAAAGTGAAAAAGAAATCGGGAACCGGAGAACTAGATTACATAATTCGTACGGTTGTGAGTCAAAATGATAACACAAATTTAATGGCAATTAAGGAATTCCCATTGCCTTTAGATTTGGATAATAAACACCCAAGGGGAACATGGGACTTTGCTATGATTGAAACAGAGCTTCCTCTATATGAAGCAGGTACTTATCAAACAGCATATTCCGTATCTAATAAGGTAACTGATAATCTTTTTTCAGCGGAGAGCAGTTTCGGAAAGGAATATGGAACTATAGGTAATATCGGTCACTATGGGGCTACCTATAGAATAAAGATTCCAGTTGCAAATAACACAGGTAAAACTAAAATCATTAAGATTAGATTAAATCCACGGGGAGGAAGGTGTGCAGCAGCTGTTAAAACCGATGCGGGCTTTTTCATTACCCCCGAAATGAATTCGGAGGAAGCAACAACAATAATAGAATATACTCTAGAAGACGGTGAGGAGAAAACTCTTGAATTTGAAATGATGAATGCCGGTGGTTCCAGTCTTCCTATTGCAGTGAATATAATTACAGAAAATTAA
- a CDS encoding alpha-galactosidase, protein MSIIYDEKSKLFYLHTNKTSYIMQIYDAGYLSHVYWGKRIKNFSITNKDIGEEVVNLDAVLQEYSAYGTGDFRTPSYEIQLENGSTTGELKYLNHRIFSGKRPLEGLPSTYVESENEADTLEIVLEDTISRLEIVLSYAVFENYNVITRNAKLINKSNKEFKIKRALSFNVDFNNSNYDVLQLSGAWARERHIYRRALIPGIQSIDSKRGISSHQQNPFIALLSKDANEDFGDVYAFNLAYSGSFLAQVEVDQFFTTRVQMGINPFDFEWNLEPGQSFQTPEAIMVYSSNGLGEMSRTYHKLYRERLCKGAYRDKERPILINNWEATYFNFDAKKIEEIASIGKELGMELFVLDDGWFGKRDSDNCSLGDWVVDLKKLPEGLDNLVENITKKGIRFGLWFEPEMVSPDSDLYRAHPDWCIHVPNRTPAQWKYQRNQLVLDLTRKEVCDKIIEMVSNILSSTPISYVKWDMNRSLTDIGSAVLPSKNQRETVHRYVLGLYYILEEVTSKFPNILFESCSSGGGRFDPGMLYYMPQTWASDDSDAVERLKIQYGTTMAYPPVSIGAHVSASPNHQIGREAGFDIRGNVAMGGTFGYELDLTKLTEEEKETVKKQIEYFKDIRHITQFGDFYRILSPFEGNETAWMFVTEDKKEAMVFYFKVLAEPFGVSKKLKLKGLNEKTTYQIDGRDIIVGGDELMYSGINVENTFGDFTTYSWRLKEVE, encoded by the coding sequence ATGTCTATTATTTATGATGAAAAAAGCAAGTTATTTTATCTTCACACAAATAAGACCAGCTATATAATGCAAATTTATGATGCAGGGTACTTATCCCATGTATACTGGGGAAAACGGATCAAAAATTTTAGCATCACTAATAAGGATATTGGAGAGGAAGTTGTAAACTTAGATGCAGTTTTACAAGAATACTCTGCCTATGGAACCGGGGATTTTAGAACCCCTTCTTATGAAATCCAACTGGAAAATGGTTCCACAACAGGGGAGTTAAAATATTTAAATCATCGTATATTTTCAGGTAAAAGGCCCTTGGAAGGATTGCCATCTACATATGTAGAGAGTGAAAATGAGGCAGATACCTTGGAAATTGTATTAGAGGATACCATTTCCAGGCTTGAGATTGTGCTTTCCTATGCAGTTTTCGAAAACTATAATGTTATAACAAGGAATGCAAAACTTATAAACAAATCAAATAAGGAGTTTAAGATAAAAAGAGCACTTAGTTTTAATGTGGATTTTAATAACTCTAACTATGATGTTTTACAACTTTCAGGTGCCTGGGCAAGAGAGAGACATATTTATAGAAGGGCTTTAATTCCTGGCATACAATCTATAGACAGTAAAAGGGGAATAAGCAGCCATCAGCAGAACCCATTTATTGCTCTGTTAAGTAAGGATGCCAATGAGGATTTTGGCGATGTTTATGCTTTTAATTTGGCTTATAGCGGAAGCTTTTTAGCCCAGGTGGAAGTGGACCAATTTTTCACTACGAGGGTGCAAATGGGAATCAACCCTTTTGATTTCGAATGGAACCTAGAACCTGGTCAATCTTTTCAAACCCCCGAAGCAATCATGGTTTATTCATCTAATGGGCTAGGGGAAATGTCAAGGACATATCATAAGTTATATAGGGAAAGATTATGCAAAGGGGCATATAGGGATAAGGAAAGACCTATTTTAATCAATAATTGGGAAGCAACCTATTTTAATTTTGATGCAAAAAAAATAGAAGAAATAGCTTCTATCGGTAAGGAATTAGGGATGGAGCTCTTTGTATTGGATGATGGATGGTTTGGGAAAAGGGATTCCGATAATTGTTCCTTGGGAGATTGGGTAGTAGATTTAAAAAAGTTACCTGAGGGCCTTGACAATTTGGTTGAGAACATAACTAAAAAGGGAATAAGGTTTGGTTTGTGGTTTGAACCAGAAATGGTATCACCAGATAGTGATTTATATAGGGCACATCCTGATTGGTGCATTCATGTCCCTAATAGAACCCCCGCCCAATGGAAATATCAAAGAAATCAATTGGTATTAGATTTAACCAGGAAGGAAGTATGTGATAAAATAATAGAAATGGTTTCTAATATATTAAGTAGCACCCCCATATCTTATGTGAAATGGGATATGAATAGATCCTTAACAGATATAGGCTCTGCAGTCCTTCCTAGTAAAAACCAAAGGGAAACAGTTCACAGGTATGTTTTAGGGCTTTATTACATATTGGAAGAAGTTACTTCTAAATTTCCTAATATATTATTTGAAAGTTGTTCATCGGGGGGAGGAAGATTTGACCCTGGAATGTTATACTATATGCCTCAAACTTGGGCTAGTGATGATTCTGATGCGGTAGAACGACTAAAGATACAGTATGGTACAACCATGGCGTATCCCCCTGTATCTATAGGAGCCCATGTTTCTGCTTCTCCAAACCATCAGATAGGAAGAGAAGCGGGTTTTGATATAAGAGGTAATGTGGCTATGGGAGGAACTTTTGGCTATGAATTGGACCTTACCAAACTTACTGAGGAAGAAAAAGAAACAGTAAAGAAACAAATTGAGTATTTTAAGGATATAAGACATATAACTCAATTTGGAGATTTCTATAGAATATTAAGCCCTTTTGAAGGAAATGAAACTGCATGGATGTTTGTTACAGAAGATAAAAAAGAAGCCATGGTATTTTACTTTAAAGTACTTGCAGAACCCTTTGGGGTTTCAAAAAAGCTAAAATTAAAAGGACTTAATGAAAAAACTACTTACCAAATAGATGGAAGAGATATAATAGTTGGTGGAGATGAATTAATGTACTCAGGAATAAATGTAGAAAATACTTTTGGAGATTTTACAACCTATTCTTGGAGATTAAAAGAAGTAGAATAA
- a CDS encoding toll/interleukin-1 receptor domain-containing protein, which yields MSYIYISYAPNDKLVAEEVCQGLEQRGIKCFVSSRDVKLGQNYGEAILNAIENCMAMVVIFSSNSNSSQQVFRELSKATEKDLTIIPFIVEEIQPSKSMEYYLSVPLVLNVSNEPLEQGIAKLESTIRNAEDPTHIKSPINQHSPSPAPISNKKSSSPTIILAITIVGCFLVIVIFISMITVSLLKYKQNTNGIVHHIDSSTSMADSDTSDIPDILATQDTPTSDVTKNIETSLQDVEKSSDPINDKYHFVHSTLPVGENLTYTTDVNKIEVISNSYQKAEFISTDASVCLSNIIDSLGWSAYEEYYKDPENIYSDFHESYIKEDLEYYIKLSQEIFEHTWDFDNDFSIKYKAKNPLPIELALNPEGKLDGVILEVDIVITAEEVITKKHKYYFKYVEKDDRYRYVGEVE from the coding sequence ATGAGTTATATTTATATTTCCTATGCCCCTAATGATAAGCTTGTTGCCGAAGAAGTATGTCAGGGCCTAGAGCAGAGAGGAATAAAATGTTTTGTTTCCTCTAGGGATGTTAAGCTTGGTCAAAACTATGGAGAAGCAATCCTTAATGCCATTGAAAATTGTATGGCTATGGTTGTTATTTTTTCTTCCAATTCCAACTCTTCGCAACAAGTCTTTAGAGAACTAAGTAAAGCCACAGAAAAGGATTTAACAATTATTCCATTTATAGTTGAGGAGATTCAGCCCTCTAAATCCATGGAATATTATTTATCAGTACCCCTTGTCCTCAATGTTTCTAATGAACCACTAGAACAAGGCATTGCAAAATTAGAAAGTACTATTAGGAATGCAGAAGACCCCACCCATATTAAATCACCTATAAACCAGCACTCTCCCTCTCCTGCTCCTATTAGTAATAAAAAAAGTAGCAGCCCTACTATTATCTTAGCCATTACTATCGTAGGATGTTTTTTAGTTATTGTTATTTTTATTAGTATGATAACTGTTTCTTTACTTAAATATAAACAAAACACCAATGGTATTGTTCATCATATTGATAGTAGTACCTCTATGGCTGATTCTGATACTTCAGATATCCCTGATATATTAGCAACCCAAGACACTCCTACCTCTGATGTTACGAAGAACATAGAAACTTCTCTACAGGATGTAGAAAAATCCTCCGACCCCATTAATGATAAATATCATTTTGTCCATTCTACTTTACCCGTAGGAGAAAATTTAACCTATACAACCGACGTAAATAAAATAGAAGTGATATCAAATTCATACCAAAAAGCAGAATTTATCTCAACTGATGCATCAGTTTGCTTATCCAATATTATCGATTCTCTTGGTTGGAGTGCCTATGAGGAATATTATAAAGATCCAGAAAACATATATTCTGATTTTCATGAATCCTATATCAAAGAAGATCTCGAATACTATATAAAATTAAGTCAGGAAATTTTCGAGCATACTTGGGATTTTGATAATGATTTTTCTATCAAGTATAAAGCTAAAAATCCTTTACCTATTGAATTGGCCTTAAATCCGGAAGGTAAGCTAGATGGAGTTATCCTTGAAGTAGATATAGTTATTACTGCCGAAGAAGTAATAACAAAAAAGCATAAATATTATTTTAAATATGTTGAAAAAGATGATAGATATAGATATGTAGGTGAAGTTGAATAA
- a CDS encoding LysM peptidoglycan-binding domain-containing protein translates to MKRMIARTLFFILLIGAPINAYASSYIMHTVQQGDNVTTISQKYNISSNQINSLNGKSELYIGNLLKLRPIAGNKTIKVFLDNKAIVTDEAPYMEGGLTFVPIRFIAEAIGVKDINWNNDNEEAILMKNSVILRLPIRKTYAFINDETIELDAPINIYKGRTFVPLRFVAEAFDLNVEWDEGNAYVRLFTDQYVEKRSQETVISPVLSYSEEDIYWLSRIVEAEAGGGTL, encoded by the coding sequence ATGAAACGAATGATAGCTAGAACTTTATTTTTTATTTTACTTATAGGGGCCCCAATTAATGCTTATGCATCGTCTTATATAATGCATACTGTACAACAGGGTGACAATGTAACGACTATTTCACAAAAATATAACATAAGTTCTAACCAAATAAACAGTCTAAATGGAAAAAGTGAATTATATATAGGAAATCTGCTAAAGCTTCGCCCTATTGCAGGAAATAAAACAATTAAGGTCTTTTTAGATAATAAGGCTATAGTCACCGATGAGGCACCGTATATGGAGGGAGGGCTTACCTTTGTACCTATTCGATTTATTGCAGAAGCTATAGGAGTAAAGGATATAAATTGGAATAATGATAATGAAGAAGCAATCCTAATGAAAAATAGTGTAATTCTTCGTCTGCCTATTAGAAAAACCTATGCTTTCATAAATGATGAAACCATAGAGTTAGATGCCCCTATTAACATATACAAGGGCAGAACCTTCGTGCCCCTTAGATTTGTAGCGGAAGCCTTTGATTTAAATGTTGAATGGGATGAGGGCAATGCCTATGTAAGATTATTTACAGATCAATATGTTGAAAAAAGATCCCAAGAAACAGTTATTTCCCCAGTATTATCTTATTCAGAGGAAGATATATATTGGCTTTCTAGAATAGTTGAAGCAGAAGCAGGGGGGGGAACCTTATGA